TACGTTATGGTGTGAATCTAAAAACTATTGAGAGATGGAGAAAAAGAGACTTTGCCCAATGGGTCCTAAAGTCATCCGTAAGCCAGGTTAAAGAAGCCTCTATTGTGATTGCCTGATGATTTCATACCTGCATCGTTGGATTGTCATACGGAAACTGTCAAAGTTTGCATGATAAATCGACGAGAGCTTAATTCGGCATCCAGCGTTTATGACACATTTGACCGTGTCTGCCATCGCAACGGCCAAGTACGGACTATCAACGACTGTTGGGCGTTACCAATAAAGAACACCTTCATGTATTTCTAATGGCGTACAATCTGGCAAATCGCTTGAAAAGCTTATAAGGAAAATCTCCTTATGATTTCATCAGAGATATATGGACGCTTGAGCCTGAAAGATTTACTGATGAACCCAAACCATTTCAATGTGGGGGTAAACAGGTAGATTGTCTTATCTTTATGGCATGCAATGGAGCCGGACTCGTATGCACGGCCCGGCTCGTAATCTTCGAGATGCCGTCCTAATATGGGTACGGCAAAAGAATCAGTCGTCGTGGTTTCTGTAAGGAATTATCCGATAAACGTTAGTTTATCATTTTTTCTGTACACGAGAGCCTGGCAGATGGCAATTAGGCCCTCATCGTCTTTTACGGTAATCTGGTACGTGGCTGTCTTCCTGCCCCTGCTCATCTCTGTTGATTCCGCTCGAAGCAGACTGTTTCGTACCGCCGGTTTTATATAAGTAATGTTCATGTTGAGAGCTACCGCCATAGTCCCGTGACTGTTGGAGGAAATTTCGAAAGCCTCATCAATGAGAGAAAAGACGGCTCCCCCGTGGGCTGTGTGGTGTATATTGTCCATTTCCTCCCGATAGTGCATCTCGCATAGGGCATATCCATTGTCCACATCGACAAGCTTGATGCCAAGAAATTTGGCAAAAGGTTCCTCATTGACCTTTTTCATAAAAGCGCTCTTTGTTTTGTCGTCCATACAGTACCTCCTGATTTATATTTATTATTCGTTGTAAATATTTTTTTCTGAGCGCAATAGAGCCTATTGTTCCCGCAAGAGAACATTAGAGTGGATAGTAAATATGAAAGGGCAGGGGTCAGGTAGGTGAACATGGCCTTGTGTATTCGTCCCTGTACATCCGATATTTTACCCCATGCAATACTGAAGAAAATACCGAAAAATCCTAACGCGGCGAAAGCCTCACCAACGTTCTTTAGAGACAGATCTATTTTTTGTGAGAGAAAAGCGGTGAAGCGTGTGATATTGGGGCTTGTTTCTGGTTTCTTGCCGTCCCTATAAGTGCGAAGACCTTTCTTCCCTAGGTGGTACCTCAGAAATACATAGGGGAGAAAATAGAGGATACATGCCACGGATTCCATGACATACCATGCGTAATGCCATCCATCAAGACAGTTCCTTTTAATGAAGCGTGGGCCGTGACCCATGCCGATAATGAGCCTCGTGAGGAAGGCGAACCCGAAGGATTCTGAAAAATCGGTAAAGAAAAGGCTTAAGTCAATGATTAAGAGGAAAGCAAAGGCAGATATCATGATCTTGAAGCGTGCGGCAATGAAGCCCCCGATTACGACCAGACATAGGCCGATAAAATTTCTGATTGATATAAGACCTCTCTGTGTATAGCCAAAGGCCAGGTCCTCTTTCGCGGAGGAGAACATAGGGAGTATCGCCAAATATGATATTCCCCAGAAGCTGTTGGAAGGGACAACCACGAACGTTCCTATAAAGGCTATAATCCATGTGTAATGTTGTATCATGGCCTACCTCTTAAGGATATGCGTCAGGAACTGCCTGACAGCATGCCGGTCACCTACCTTGCCGTATCGACGCAATGAGCGGTCCGGCAGGCATTGCTCTGTCGTTAAAGGAACTCAAAAAAAATCCCATTATCCATAGCACAAGGCCTTAAACTTACCATATTCGACAACAGAAGATTTTGCTGTCCTGCCCTGATTTTTCTCTTTAATTCTCCAAGATTCAGCGTATATCCTGACCGTTTTGTCTTCTCGTCTTCGTGAAGGAGCTCTTTGATATTGGGGATACTCCTGTCGGTATAATAGTTTAGAGACCTGTCTTTGAGACGGTTAATGATATCCGCGTTGGTGATTGTGCTGAGATACACCTTGAAAAGAATGGGAGTTTTAATGAAAAAAAAGGTATCGGGAGGCGTGGAGGTTTTGAACCCTTTCCTTGTTTCCACCGTCTGGACAACTTTTACCCTGCCCCCCTCAATGACTTCCAGGCAGACCGTCTCTGAGACGAGTTTTGGTAAAGTGTCCATCAAAGGTCTTACCAACCGGGCAAAGTTTGTTGCGAGAAGCGTCTCTTTGGAGAACTGGATCAGACCGGTTGTCACACGGTAGTGTTTGGTCACCTGGTCTTGTTTGGTAAAACCCTTCGCTTTGCGTGCCCGAAGTACCCCGAACGCAGTGTCTTTGTTTACGCTTGGGTTTCCGTAGATCTTACCGATTTCCGTTGACTTTGGGTGGTCAACCCGGAACCGAAGCGCTATTACGGTTTTCTTTGCAACCTCTGTGCTATGCATATTTCTGATAGAGAATTACATGAAGTTCAATAACTCTGTCAAGTAAATTTACTTGACAGAGTTATTGAACTTGGATAAAGAGTTGGTAAGAAAATACAAGAAAAGTTTGTTTGTTATTAAAAATGAACTGGAGGCCGCATGACTAAAGAGCATCTCGATATAAAGGGCTTTCTCATCTTAGTAGTTCTCACCATGCTGTGGGGCGTTAATTATCCGGCGGTCAAGATTGCGAATGAAGGTTTTTCGCCTATTTTTAACTCATTCCTAAGGTCTTCGATCGCATCAATCTTGGGTATCGTATATTGCCTGAGGATAAAAGAGCCGTTTTTTCACAAGGACATCAGAATGTTTCACGGGTTTATGGTGGGGTTGCTGTTCGGGCTTGAGTTCGTGTGCGTCTATCTCGGTATGCGCTATACGGATTCGGCACGGGCTGTGATACTTATCAATATATCGCCCTTTGTTGTGGTCATTGCCGCATATATATTTCTCAAAGAAAAGTTGACCTTGGGGAAAGTTGCAGGCCTTGCACTTGCCTTTTCAGGGATCTTCATGATTTTCAAAGGCAAACCTTCCACTTGGACACCGACCATGTTGTGGGGGGATATTCTTGAAATTTGTGGTGCCTTCTTCTGGGGTGCAACCACAATCTATATTAAAAAATATCTTGCTGAAAAGGTCCATCCTATCCATACCTTCCTCTACCAGCTCGTCTTTTCCGTACCCGTCACATTTATTTGCGCCGTGATGCTGGAGCAAAAGTGGATACTGGATATGAACTTCGCCGTATTGGGTGCTCTCTTTTATTCATCGGTCATCGTTGCGTTCATCTCTTATTTCGCTTGGTTCAAGCTGATCCATGTCTATCCCGTCTCGGAACTTGCCGTCTTTACGTTCCTTATGCCGGTCTTTGGGGTTGCCGCAGGCGCTATCATACTTAAAGAGCAACTTACCCTCGGACTTCTGGCTGGTCTGGTCTTGGTGAGTGCTGGAATCTATATCACCAATGTGAGAAAAAAATAGAACCTCTTGGCAGAGCCGCGATAGTCGCTACGTAGTGACTGGGGCAGATTGATTGACAGTCAACGCTGGGAGTAAATATGGGTAGCGTGAGCCGAA
The Syntrophobacterales bacterium genome window above contains:
- a CDS encoding PaaI family thioesterase is translated as MDDKTKSAFMKKVNEEPFAKFLGIKLVDVDNGYALCEMHYREEMDNIHHTAHGGAVFSLIDEAFEISSNSHGTMAVALNMNITYIKPAVRNSLLRAESTEMSRGRKTATYQITVKDDEGLIAICQALVYRKNDKLTFIG
- a CDS encoding DMT family transporter is translated as MTKEHLDIKGFLILVVLTMLWGVNYPAVKIANEGFSPIFNSFLRSSIASILGIVYCLRIKEPFFHKDIRMFHGFMVGLLFGLEFVCVYLGMRYTDSARAVILINISPFVVVIAAYIFLKEKLTLGKVAGLALAFSGIFMIFKGKPSTWTPTMLWGDILEICGAFFWGATTIYIKKYLAEKVHPIHTFLYQLVFSVPVTFICAVMLEQKWILDMNFAVLGALFYSSVIVAFISYFAWFKLIHVYPVSELAVFTFLMPVFGVAAGAIILKEQLTLGLLAGLVLVSAGIYITNVRKK